Proteins co-encoded in one Setaria viridis chromosome 9, Setaria_viridis_v4.0, whole genome shotgun sequence genomic window:
- the LOC117836858 gene encoding uncharacterized protein, which yields MCYLQAICSELHSLALKLVSSEECITHTKSSWLFRNRSCAMDGDMKHLRVRFSGLGHEDRGGGETIQVPYQQSTSFGRGLMSNAEEYDAAYAAMVAAVAYAIAAREERLASQEKPVAERFGTEGKPMVEKVASGKKHASIGEPRIRPQSKSPPQKAESLKRPIEGNTSSKWFSGKEPIDDGYDEEPGANVSVRRPLRPAHKKPGVISSDDKVAERLSNDSAPSIKKEPSFARKGPERKGSWKFEQDQGNQKLPPAPAPPAKPMSSYSGRDSTVATPVMTFPSEAEAMADAWEKEKLAKIKKQYNETMETIAEWEAEKKAKARRQKELKDESDSERKRAKALEEYNEEMSRINKVAAASRLTAEEKRRSADRKVRDKAQTIRSTGKLPRTCVCF from the exons ATGTGTTACTTGCAGGCAATTTGCAGTGAACTTCATAGCTTAGCACTTAAGCTTGTGAGTTCGGAGGAGTGCATTACACATACGAAGAGTTCTTGGTTGTTCAGAAATCGATCTTGCGCCATGGATGGCGACATGAAACATCTGAG GGTTAGGTTTTCTGGGTTGGGGCATGAAGATCGTGGTGGCGGCGAGACTATACAAGTGCCATATCAGCAAAGCACAAGTTTTGGTCGAG GGCTAATGAGTAATGCGGAGGAATACGATGCAGCGTATGCAGCCATGGTGGCAGCAGTGGCGTATGCTATTGCTGCTCGAGAGGAGAGGCTAGCGTCTCAAGAGAAGCCTGTTGCGGAGAGGTTTGGAACCGAAGGAAAGCCTATGGTGGAGAAGGTAGCGTCTGGAAAGAAGCATGCTTCAATCGGTGAGCCTCGGATCAGACCGCAGTCCAAGTCACCACCCCAGAAAGCTGAAAGCCTTAAAAGGCCTATTGAAGGCAACACATCTTCAAAATGGTTCAGCGGCAAAGAGCCCATAGACGACGGTTACGATGAAGAACCAGGAG CTAATGTGTCGGTAAGGAGGCCATTAAGACCGGCACATAAGAAGCCAGGTGTCATTTCATCAGATGACAAGGTGGCGGAGAGGTTGTCAAATGATTCTGCCCCAAGCATAAAGAAGGAACCTAGTTTCGCCCGAAAAGGACCAGAAAGGAAAGGAAGCTGGAAATTTGAGCAAGATCAAGGGAATCAGAAGCTGCCGCCAGCGCCAGCACCCCCGGCCAAGCCAATGAGCTCATATTCCGGTAGAGACAGTACAGTTGCCACTCCTGTAATGACTTTTCCCAGTGAAGCGGAAGCGATGGCAGATGCTTGGGAGAAGGAGAAGTTGGCCAAAATCAAGAAGCA GTACAACGAGACGATGGAGACCATTGCCGAATGGGAGGCCGAGAAGAAGGCCAAGGCCAGGCGGCAAAAGGAACTGAAAGATGAG AGCGACTCGGAGAGGAAGCGCGCGAAGGCGCTGGAGGAGTACAACGAGGAGATGTCGAGGATCAACAAGGTAGCTGCAGCTTCGAGGTTGACGgcagaggagaagaggaggagcgcGGACAGAAAGGTCAGGGACAAGGCACAGACGATACGGTCCACGGGGAAGCTTCCCCGGACATGCGTGTGTTTCTGA
- the LOC117837940 gene encoding probable chromo domain-containing protein LHP1, protein MGRSRKDSGDLAEALEEDEEEAEEQTEGEEEEGEEEEQTEEGEGEEDEAEAEAETPAQDAVDPPKLAEGYFEIEAIRRRRLRKGQLQYLVKWRGWPESANTWEPLENLKACSDIVDAFDKRSRSPRSSRKRKRKAATTSTSDPNPSRGKRGRPPRSEARSMTGHHAPEPKKMPCRTSSRRASNNGNKSLFGGLEASVNVLGQRVVQEGSSGVVSVGFPSQGAPLSVSLTDQQDEHQLANGSSKVESSVRPPPSQGGQITGAKKRKSGCVRRFKQDEVAPQEQGDIRDRTTDKPGNEYVDSTEGETGDKNKGDDSASHIHNPKIIKIIKPVRYFATVVDGVQQVAISFKALRSDGKEVLVDDKLLKAKEPLVLIEYYEQHLRYNPTSTH, encoded by the exons ATGGGGCGGAGCAGAAAGGATTCCGGCGATCTGGCGGAGGCTCtcgaggaggacgaagaggaggcggaggaacaGACTGagggcgaggaagaagagggggaggaagaggagcagacggaggagggggaaggtgaggaggatgaggccgaggccgaggcggagaCGCCGGCGCAGGACGCCGTGGACCCGCCGAAGCTGGCCGAGGGCTACTTCGAGATCGAGGCcatccgtcgccgccgcctgcgcaaGGGCCAGCTCCAGTACCTCGTCAAGTG GCGTGGGTGGCCGGAGAGTGCTAACACATGGGAACCCCTTGAAAACCTGAAGGCCTGCTCCGACATTGTTGATGCTTTTGATAAGCG GTCACGGTCGCCAAGGTCCTCTCGGAAGCGAAAGCGTAAGGCTGCTACTACTTCAACATCCGATCCTAACCCTTCTCGTGGCAAACGGGGTCGCCCACCTCGGTCGGAGGCCCGATCCATGACAGGCCATCATGCCCCAGAACCCAAAAAAATGCCCTGCAGGACAAGTAGTAGGAGAGCCAGTAATAATGGTAACAAGAGCTTGTTTGGTGGACTTGAGGCATCAGTGAATGTGCTTGGGCAAAGAGTAGTCCAGGAGGGTAGTTCGGGTGTAGTTTCAGTTGGGTTTCCATCACAAGGGGCTCCTCTGTCTGTTAGCTTGACTGACCAACAAGACGAGCATCAGCTTGCGAATGGTTCATCAAAGGTGGAAAGTTCGGTACGACCACCCCCATCTCAGGGTGGCCAGATAACTGGTGCAAAGAAGCGCAAGTCCGGATGTGTTAGGAGGTTCAAGCAGGATGAAGTAGCACCACAAGAACAAGGAGATATTCGTGATCGCACAACTGACAAGCCTGGCAACGAGTATGTTGATTCCACAGAAGGAgaaactggtgataaaaacaaGGGGGATGACTCTGCTAGCCATATTCATAATCCTAAGATCATCAAGATCATCAAGCCAGTGCGCTATTTTGCCACTGTTGTGGATGGCGTGCAGCAAGTGGCAATATCGTTCAAGGCACTCAG GTCTGATGGAAAAGAAGTACTCGTAGATGACAAGCTGTTGAAAGCTAAGGAGCCCTTAGTG CTTATAGAATACTATGAGCAGCACCTTCGTTATAACCCCACCTCGACACATTGA